The following coding sequences are from one Caloranaerobacter sp. TR13 window:
- a CDS encoding CbiX/SirB N-terminal domain-containing protein, whose product MSGINSLNKLLFYIIMFIFFIVLFFVYDNTLENIFLLLSFIGFINILEQRKILRSKKNIFLLICVVLITYILSLTFLFTQKYDMKIVSLNTYRRNEDKAVLLVVEGESPIYIPSKAITNVLLNESFLSKISMPFQLYNIKNSYHMIGKSEYKRNVQKLVAKLKEELPEEYYVNIAYLKDTEYVEEKIIDSVTKGYYKIIIVPIILSEGSQFTGLKKRIEKLRLYNYNVQIRWTEPLWNSEYLAISYLNKISNKVDAKKIKDTGIVLIGQGESNKSNSIKSIKQQIMFSKKVKTYLVEELGLDESKIKIAWFDKLKPDYVQVVKEVLEYGVGEVLCVYLKPTATNIENNIIANKIKQKIDFPEGIKIKVIDGFCNDDNIIKEIRNRIRLADMKVWN is encoded by the coding sequence ATGTCAGGTATTAATAGTTTAAATAAATTACTATTTTACATTATTATGTTTATTTTTTTTATTGTATTATTTTTTGTATATGATAATACTTTAGAAAATATCTTTTTGCTTCTTTCATTTATTGGTTTTATTAATATATTAGAACAGAGAAAAATTCTTAGGTCAAAAAAGAATATTTTTTTACTTATCTGTGTAGTTTTAATAACTTATATCTTATCTTTAACATTCTTATTTACTCAAAAATATGATATGAAAATTGTTAGTTTAAATACTTATAGACGAAATGAGGATAAAGCTGTGCTATTAGTTGTTGAAGGCGAAAGTCCTATATATATACCTTCAAAAGCTATAACTAATGTTTTGCTAAATGAAAGTTTTTTAAGTAAAATAAGTATGCCTTTTCAATTGTACAATATTAAGAACAGTTACCATATGATAGGGAAAAGTGAGTATAAAAGAAATGTGCAAAAACTAGTTGCAAAATTGAAAGAAGAGCTTCCAGAAGAATATTATGTAAATATTGCTTACTTAAAAGACACAGAATATGTGGAAGAAAAAATTATTGACTCAGTTACTAAAGGGTATTATAAGATAATAATAGTACCTATAATTCTTTCTGAAGGGAGCCAATTTACAGGATTAAAAAAGAGAATTGAAAAACTAAGATTATATAATTACAATGTGCAGATTAGATGGACTGAGCCTTTATGGAATAGTGAATATTTAGCTATTTCATATTTAAACAAAATTTCAAATAAAGTAGATGCAAAAAAAATAAAAGATACGGGAATAGTATTAATAGGCCAGGGAGAGTCTAATAAGAGTAATTCGATTAAATCTATAAAACAACAAATAATGTTTTCTAAAAAAGTAAAAACATATCTAGTTGAAGAATTAGGGCTTGATGAATCTAAAATTAAAATAGCATGGTTTGATAAATTAAAACCAGATTATGTTCAAGTAGTTAAAGAAGTGCTAGAGTATGGAGTCGGTGAAGTACTTTGTGTATATTTAAAGCCTACAGCTACTAATATAGAGAATAATATTATAGCTAATAAAATAAAACAGAAAATAGATTTTCCAGAAGGCATTAAAATTAAAGTTATAGATGGTTTTTGTAATGATGATAATATTATTAAAGAAATAAGAAATAGGATTAGGTT
- the pstA gene encoding phosphate ABC transporter permease PstA has protein sequence MTNLTKRKLQDKIFHMLVLLATLFGLVVLVVLLKEILSDGLKWINIDFFRNFASRFPKKSGIKAPLFGSLWLITLTALFAFPIGVGSALYLEEYLPKNWLTNLIQINISNLAGVPSIVFGILGLGIFVNTLGFGRSILSGALTLALLILPVIIVSAQEAIKSVPKELKHGAYALGCTKWQMITGVLLPYAMPGILTGTILAIARALGETAPLLMVGAVTFIAYTPEGIFDSFTTLPMQIYSWTSKPKADFHYIAAAAIIVLLVLLLGINSLAIYLRNKYQNRVSM, from the coding sequence ATGACTAATCTTACGAAAAGAAAGCTACAGGATAAGATTTTCCATATGCTTGTATTGTTAGCAACTTTATTTGGTTTAGTTGTTTTAGTAGTTTTATTAAAAGAAATATTAAGCGATGGATTAAAATGGATAAACATAGATTTTTTTAGGAATTTCGCCTCTAGATTTCCAAAAAAATCAGGCATTAAGGCTCCATTATTTGGGAGTTTATGGCTTATTACGTTGACTGCTCTATTTGCTTTTCCGATAGGTGTAGGTTCGGCTTTATATCTAGAAGAATACTTACCAAAGAATTGGTTAACTAATTTAATTCAAATAAATATATCAAACCTAGCAGGGGTTCCTTCTATAGTTTTCGGCATACTTGGATTAGGTATATTTGTAAACACTTTAGGTTTTGGGAGAAGTATTTTATCAGGTGCATTAACATTAGCATTATTGATATTACCTGTAATTATAGTTTCAGCTCAAGAAGCAATAAAAAGTGTACCTAAAGAACTTAAACATGGAGCTTATGCTTTAGGATGTACTAAGTGGCAGATGATTACTGGTGTATTATTGCCTTATGCCATGCCTGGAATTTTAACAGGTACTATTTTAGCGATTGCAAGAGCATTAGGGGAGACTGCACCATTGCTTATGGTAGGAGCGGTAACTTTTATTGCTTATACTCCTGAAGGGATATTTGATTCATTTACTACATTACCAATGCAAATATATAGTTGGACTTCAAAGCCAAAAGCTGATTTTCATTATATAGCAGCAGCAGCTATTATAGTATTACTAGTATTGTTATTGGGTATAAATTCACTGGCTATATATTTGCGTAATAAGTATCAAAACAGGGTGTCAATGTAA
- a CDS encoding YhcN/YlaJ family sporulation lipoprotein — protein MIRKNKLIIMLFIFTMIITVFTYGCRGAEKPNLPRPKQEERNIIDNEIERKDLEDIKEESGKSLSTRAEKIADSIVDLPGVDDATVVITGNTALVGVDIEEDLEGKVVTDLKKQIVTRVKQIDKNIKNVTVTADPDLFERIDDIAQEINKGRGMSEFADEVKEIIRRITPSM, from the coding sequence ATGATAAGAAAAAATAAATTAATAATTATGTTATTTATATTTACTATGATTATAACAGTATTTACCTATGGCTGTAGAGGAGCTGAGAAACCTAATTTACCAAGACCTAAGCAAGAAGAAAGAAATATAATAGATAACGAAATCGAAAGAAAAGATTTAGAAGATATTAAAGAAGAATCAGGTAAGTCTTTATCTACAAGAGCAGAGAAAATTGCAGATAGTATTGTAGACTTGCCAGGTGTAGATGATGCAACTGTAGTAATAACTGGCAATACTGCATTAGTAGGAGTCGATATTGAGGAAGATTTAGAAGGGAAAGTTGTTACGGATTTGAAAAAACAAATAGTAACAAGGGTGAAGCAAATTGATAAAAATATTAAAAATGTAACTGTAACTGCTGATCCTGATTTATTTGAAAGAATAGATGATATTGCTCAGGAAATAAATAAAGGTAGAGGTATGAGTGAGTTTGCAGATGAAGTGAAAGAGATTATACGGAGAATAACACCTAGTATGTAA
- the pstB gene encoding phosphate ABC transporter ATP-binding protein PstB, whose translation MNKKIQVKNLNFYYGNFHALKNINLDIEENKVTALIGPSGCGKSTFLRTINRMNDLIEGTRHDGEIIYEGKDVYDPDVDVVELRRKIGMVFQKPNPFPKSIYENIVFGPKRHGIKSKSKLDEIVEKSLKGAALWDEVKDRLNSSAWSLSGGQQQRLCIARALAMEPDVLLMDEPTSALDPIATLRIEELIEDLKKEYTIVIVTHSMQQAGRISDNTAFFLMGELIEYGSTKKIFTKPEDKRTEDYITGRFG comes from the coding sequence ATGAATAAAAAAATTCAAGTGAAAAATTTGAACTTTTATTATGGAAATTTTCATGCGTTAAAGAATATAAATTTAGATATAGAAGAAAATAAGGTAACAGCATTAATAGGACCTTCAGGGTGTGGCAAATCTACATTTTTAAGAACGATAAATAGAATGAACGATTTAATTGAAGGTACTAGACACGATGGTGAAATAATATATGAAGGAAAGGATGTATATGATCCTGATGTTGATGTTGTAGAATTAAGAAGAAAAATAGGTATGGTATTTCAAAAACCTAATCCCTTTCCTAAATCAATTTATGAAAACATAGTGTTTGGACCAAAAAGACATGGAATAAAAAGTAAATCAAAACTAGATGAAATAGTAGAGAAGAGTTTAAAAGGTGCGGCACTTTGGGATGAAGTAAAAGATAGATTGAATAGTTCGGCTTGGTCTTTATCAGGTGGTCAACAACAAAGACTGTGTATTGCAAGAGCTTTAGCTATGGAACCTGATGTACTTTTAATGGATGAACCTACTTCTGCATTAGACCCTATAGCTACCTTAAGAATAGAAGAGTTGATAGAGGACCTTAAAAAGGAGTATACTATAGTTATAGTAACACATTCTATGCAACAGGCTGGTAGAATATCCGATAATACTGCATTTTTCTTAATGGGCGAGCTTATTGAATATGGTAGTACTAAGAAGATATTTACAAAGCCTGAAGATAAAAGAACAGAAGACTATATTACTGGTAGATTTGGTTAA
- the phoU gene encoding phosphate signaling complex protein PhoU: MRKHFDQQLKELHDSLLKMGTMVEKAIDIAIQSLIEQDIEKAKKVIEIDDKIDALEVQIEEKCLDLIALQQPIARDLRKISTILKIITDLERIGDHAVNIAEVVIKIGKEKFIKPLIDIPKMADIVKEMVKNSLNSYIKEDLKLAKEVAQKDEIVDNIYKDIYIELLELLTKNKKNMPQTINLLLIGRYLERVADHTTNICERIIYMITGERVSY, from the coding sequence ATGAGAAAACATTTTGATCAGCAATTAAAAGAATTACATGACTCTCTTTTAAAAATGGGGACTATGGTAGAAAAAGCAATAGATATAGCAATTCAATCTCTAATAGAACAAGATATTGAGAAAGCAAAGAAGGTTATAGAAATTGATGATAAAATCGATGCTTTAGAAGTACAGATAGAAGAAAAATGTTTAGATTTAATAGCCCTTCAACAGCCAATTGCAAGAGATTTAAGAAAAATAAGTACTATTTTAAAAATTATAACGGATTTAGAGAGAATTGGTGACCATGCAGTAAATATTGCTGAAGTTGTAATAAAAATAGGTAAAGAAAAGTTTATAAAACCGTTAATAGATATTCCTAAAATGGCTGATATAGTGAAGGAAATGGTAAAGAATAGTTTAAACAGCTATATTAAAGAAGATTTAAAACTAGCTAAAGAAGTAGCTCAAAAGGATGAAATCGTAGATAATATCTATAAAGATATTTATATTGAACTGTTAGAGCTTTTAACTAAAAATAAGAAAAACATGCCTCAGACAATAAATTTATTGTTAATAGGTAGATATCTTGAAAGAGTAGCAGATCATACTACTAATATTTGTGAAAGAATTATATATATGATTACTGGAGAAAGAGTATCATATTAG